A window of Synechococcus sp. UW179A contains these coding sequences:
- a CDS encoding beta-ketoacyl-ACP synthase III produces the protein MAGASPHSRGVALIGSGSAQAAQVVTNNQLGLRVETSDEWIRSRTGISTRRVSSPDQSLNDLAAEAGQSALEMAGWTADSLDLVLLATSTPDDLFGSAPAVQATLGASNAVAFDLTAACSGFLFSLVTAAQYLRTGAMRRALVIGADQLSRFVDWDDRRSCVLFGDGAGAVALEAADNDGLIGFLLRSDGARGGVLNLPALDSNQPLAADARHRLGGYRPIEMNGQEVYKFAVREVPAVLQCLLERCEVGPETIDWLLLHQANQRILDAVADRFAIPRAKVLSNLAHYGNTSAATIPLVLDEAVRDGQIRPGQLLASSGFGAGLSWGAALFRWQGPA, from the coding sequence TTGGCTGGAGCATCCCCGCACTCTCGAGGCGTCGCTCTGATCGGCAGCGGTAGCGCCCAGGCAGCGCAGGTGGTCACAAACAACCAGCTGGGTCTGCGAGTGGAAACCAGCGATGAGTGGATCCGCAGCCGCACAGGCATCTCCACTCGACGGGTTAGCAGCCCCGATCAGAGCCTGAACGACCTTGCAGCTGAAGCCGGCCAATCTGCTCTGGAGATGGCCGGATGGACGGCCGACAGCCTCGACTTGGTGTTGCTGGCAACCTCAACTCCAGATGATCTGTTTGGCTCAGCGCCAGCCGTACAGGCCACGCTTGGGGCTTCGAATGCGGTGGCTTTTGATCTCACAGCCGCTTGCAGCGGCTTTTTGTTTTCGCTGGTGACGGCTGCTCAGTATCTGCGCACCGGCGCCATGCGACGGGCGCTTGTGATCGGCGCCGACCAGCTGAGCCGTTTCGTGGACTGGGATGACCGACGCAGCTGTGTGCTGTTCGGCGATGGAGCTGGAGCTGTGGCCCTTGAAGCTGCAGATAACGATGGACTCATCGGGTTTCTGTTGCGCAGTGATGGAGCACGCGGTGGCGTACTCAACCTGCCTGCCCTCGATAGCAATCAACCCCTGGCAGCCGATGCACGCCATCGTCTGGGTGGCTACCGACCGATCGAAATGAATGGTCAGGAGGTGTATAAATTCGCCGTGCGTGAAGTCCCGGCGGTCCTGCAATGCCTGCTTGAACGCTGTGAGGTTGGCCCTGAGACCATCGACTGGCTGCTGCTGCATCAAGCCAATCAGCGCATCCTGGATGCCGTTGCCGATCGCTTTGCAATTCCCAGGGCCAAGGTGCTGAGCAACCTGGCGCACTACGGCAACACCTCAGCGGCAACCATTCCTCTGGTTCTTGATGAAGCAGTGCGGGATGGCCAAATCCGGCCTGGACAGCTGTTGGCAAGCAGCGGGTTTGGAGCTGGTCTGAGCTGGGGTGCCGCCCTGTTTCGGTGGCAGGGTCCCGCTTAG
- the plsX gene encoding phosphate acyltransferase PlsX: MPPKDPDLTPDVAPRIKARRSKAVRRLVIWYRRNAAVTSLVDTATTSANAAGNVAGSVTSMAGTVVNSAGSMAGSVLQPVMDPLRRLQGGVPGEELEIDDRHRVWVAVDGMGGDNAPVPILEGCLQAIERLAVKIRFVGETDRVLEAAAAAGLGEALKAAIDKRLLELITSGPSVEMHEEATVVRRKRDASINVAMNLVKRGEAQAVYSAGNSGAVMASAIFRLGRLAGIDRPAIGALFPTKDPGQPVLVLDVGANMDCKPSYLHQFALLGDIYCRDVLQVSQPRIGLLNIGEEECKGNDLSVRTHELLIQESRLRFAGNCEGRDVLSGEFDVVVCDGFTGNVLLKFLESVGSVLLGVLRAELPRGRRGKVGSAFLRSNLKRIKKRLDHAEHGGALLLGVNGICVIGHGSSKALSVVSALRLAHSAASHGVMDHLAQLGAKATSRA, translated from the coding sequence TTGCCTCCGAAGGATCCTGACCTCACCCCGGACGTTGCGCCGAGGATCAAAGCCCGCCGATCCAAGGCTGTTCGACGCCTTGTGATTTGGTATCGGCGCAATGCTGCAGTGACCAGCCTGGTAGACACCGCAACCACGTCAGCCAATGCCGCCGGCAATGTGGCAGGCTCCGTCACCTCCATGGCGGGAACTGTGGTGAACAGCGCCGGAAGCATGGCCGGCTCCGTGCTGCAACCCGTGATGGATCCACTCCGACGCCTTCAGGGAGGGGTCCCAGGTGAGGAACTCGAGATCGACGACCGTCACCGAGTCTGGGTGGCTGTGGACGGCATGGGGGGTGACAACGCTCCTGTTCCGATTCTGGAGGGATGCCTGCAGGCCATCGAACGGCTTGCCGTGAAAATCCGCTTCGTTGGCGAAACCGACCGGGTACTGGAAGCCGCCGCCGCCGCAGGACTGGGTGAAGCGTTGAAAGCGGCCATCGATAAACGCCTGCTGGAACTGATCACCAGCGGCCCCTCAGTGGAAATGCATGAGGAGGCGACGGTGGTGCGGCGCAAACGCGACGCCAGCATCAATGTGGCCATGAATCTCGTGAAGCGAGGCGAAGCCCAGGCCGTGTACTCAGCAGGCAACTCCGGGGCTGTAATGGCTTCAGCCATTTTCCGTCTGGGACGACTGGCCGGCATCGACCGCCCCGCCATCGGTGCCCTGTTTCCCACCAAAGATCCCGGCCAGCCAGTGCTGGTTCTCGACGTGGGCGCCAACATGGACTGCAAGCCCTCCTACCTGCACCAGTTCGCCCTGCTGGGAGACATCTATTGCAGGGATGTGCTGCAGGTGAGCCAACCCAGAATCGGACTGCTCAACATTGGCGAGGAGGAGTGCAAGGGCAATGATCTTTCCGTTCGCACCCATGAGCTGCTCATCCAGGAATCACGCCTGCGCTTCGCTGGCAACTGTGAGGGGCGGGATGTGCTGTCGGGTGAGTTCGATGTGGTGGTCTGTGATGGCTTTACCGGCAATGTTTTGCTGAAGTTCCTTGAATCGGTTGGCAGCGTGCTGCTTGGCGTGCTCAGAGCCGAACTGCCACGTGGGCGCCGAGGCAAGGTGGGGTCGGCCTTCCTACGCAGCAACCTCAAGCGCATCAAAAAGCGGTTGGATCATGCCGAACATGGCGGAGCACTGCTTCTGGGCGTGAATGGCATCTGCGTGATCGGCCACGGCAGCAGCAAAGCACTATCCGTGGTGAGTGCCCTACGCCTTGCGCATTCCGCTGCCAGTCATGGTGTGATGGATCATCTTGCCCAACTTGGGGCCAAAGCCACCTCCCGGGCTTAA
- the rpaB gene encoding response regulator transcription factor RpaB, with product MTASAPSTSKETILVVDDEASIRRILETRLSMIGYNVVTACDGTEALESFQECNPDLVVLDVMMPKLDGYGVCQELRKESDVPIVMLTALGDVADRITGLELGADDYVIKPFSPKELEARIRCVLRRVEKEHAAGIPNSGVIQVSDLKIDTNKRQVFRNDERIRLTGMEFSLLELLVSRSGEPFSRGEILKEVWGYTPERHVDTRVVDVHISRLRSKLEDDPANPELILTARGTGYLFQRIVDSVASEGS from the coding sequence ATGACGGCCTCAGCACCCTCCACTTCCAAGGAAACCATCCTCGTGGTGGATGACGAGGCAAGTATCCGCAGGATCCTCGAAACCCGGCTCTCGATGATCGGGTACAACGTCGTCACGGCCTGCGACGGAACCGAGGCCCTGGAAAGCTTCCAGGAATGCAACCCGGATCTGGTCGTGCTCGACGTGATGATGCCGAAGCTGGATGGCTACGGGGTCTGTCAGGAACTGCGCAAGGAGTCGGATGTTCCGATCGTGATGCTCACAGCTCTCGGCGATGTCGCTGACCGAATCACTGGTCTGGAGCTCGGAGCAGACGACTATGTGATCAAACCCTTCAGTCCGAAGGAGCTTGAGGCGCGGATCCGCTGCGTTTTGCGCCGCGTGGAAAAAGAGCACGCTGCCGGCATCCCCAACTCAGGAGTGATCCAGGTCTCAGACCTAAAGATCGACACCAACAAGCGACAGGTGTTCCGCAACGACGAGCGAATCCGTCTCACCGGAATGGAATTCAGTCTGCTTGAACTGCTCGTGAGCCGATCGGGCGAACCGTTCAGCCGCGGTGAGATCCTGAAGGAGGTATGGGGTTACACCCCTGAACGCCATGTCGACACCAGGGTCGTGGATGTTCATATCTCACGTCTTCGTTCCAAATTGGAAGACGACCCGGCCAACCCCGAGCTGATCCTCACCGCTCGCGGCACCGGCTACCTGTTCCAGCGCATCGTCGATTCTGTTGCCTCCGAAGGATCCTGA
- the radA gene encoding DNA repair protein RadA — MPRSANLYVCQSCGAQTRQFFGRCSSCGSWNSLVEQSAPKDDGRRRRSGGDLSAAPKARRSTSMASLGDQPLQRIDSGYEELNRVLGGGLVPGSLVLVGGDPGIGKSTLLLQSASAIARDRMVLYVSAEESAQQVKLRWQRLTADSSDLQLLAETDLELVLQELEALRPDVAVIDSIQALHDAELSSAPGSVAQVRECAAALQRLAKRQNTALLLVGHVTKEGALAGPKVLEHLVDAVLTFEGDRFASHRLLRAVKNRFGATHELGVFEMRGQGLEEVGNPSELFLSGERANGVATIVACEGTRPLVVDLQALVSATSYASPRRTATGIAVNRLHQILAVLEKHMGLPLSRFDCYLAVAGGLDVEEPAADLGVAAAVVASFRDLTLPAGTVLLGELGLGGQLRPVGQLELRLQEAVRLGFRRAVVPRGSGLGPVASGLDLELLEAGSITEALVLGLGVNPEDGET; from the coding sequence GTGCCCCGATCGGCCAATCTCTACGTCTGTCAGAGCTGTGGTGCCCAGACACGGCAGTTCTTTGGGCGGTGCAGCAGCTGCGGTAGCTGGAATTCTCTGGTAGAGCAATCGGCACCCAAGGACGACGGACGCCGCCGTCGCTCCGGAGGCGATCTCTCAGCTGCACCGAAGGCGCGTCGTTCCACGTCGATGGCATCCCTCGGCGATCAGCCCCTTCAGCGCATCGATAGCGGTTACGAGGAGCTCAACCGCGTTCTTGGCGGCGGGCTGGTCCCTGGATCACTGGTGCTGGTTGGCGGGGATCCTGGTATCGGCAAAAGCACACTGCTGCTGCAAAGCGCATCGGCCATTGCGCGGGATCGGATGGTGCTTTACGTCAGTGCCGAGGAATCTGCGCAACAGGTGAAGCTGCGCTGGCAGCGGCTCACTGCTGACAGCAGTGATCTGCAATTGCTGGCGGAGACGGATCTGGAGCTGGTGCTGCAAGAACTCGAAGCTCTGAGGCCAGATGTGGCTGTCATCGACAGCATCCAGGCCTTGCACGACGCCGAACTCTCTAGTGCACCTGGGTCCGTCGCTCAGGTGAGGGAATGTGCGGCTGCCCTGCAGAGACTGGCGAAGCGTCAGAACACCGCGCTGCTGCTTGTGGGCCATGTCACAAAGGAAGGCGCGCTGGCCGGCCCCAAGGTGCTGGAACACCTGGTGGATGCTGTGCTCACCTTTGAAGGCGATCGTTTCGCCAGCCATCGCCTGCTTCGGGCTGTCAAGAACCGGTTCGGTGCCACCCACGAGCTGGGGGTGTTTGAGATGCGTGGTCAGGGCCTAGAGGAGGTCGGCAATCCCAGTGAGTTATTCCTCAGTGGTGAGCGGGCCAATGGGGTGGCAACGATCGTTGCTTGTGAAGGCACCCGGCCGCTGGTGGTCGATCTGCAAGCGCTGGTGAGTGCCACCAGCTATGCCAGTCCCCGAAGGACTGCCACTGGGATCGCCGTCAACCGTCTGCATCAGATCCTTGCCGTGCTGGAAAAGCACATGGGCTTGCCACTCTCACGCTTCGATTGCTACCTGGCCGTGGCTGGTGGCCTCGATGTGGAGGAGCCCGCGGCAGATTTGGGAGTGGCCGCGGCAGTGGTTGCCAGTTTCAGAGACCTGACTCTGCCGGCCGGTACTGTCCTGCTCGGGGAACTGGGTCTGGGAGGTCAGCTTCGACCTGTAGGACAGTTGGAGTTGCGATTGCAGGAGGCAGTACGTCTTGGGTTCAGACGGGCGGTCGTGCCACGGGGAAGCGGGCTGGGTCCGGTCGCGTCTGGCCTCGATCTGGAACTGCTGGAGGCGGGATCCATCACCGAAGCCCTCGTGCTTGGGCTGGGTGTGAACCCCGAGGATGGCGAGACCTGA
- a CDS encoding 1-acyl-sn-glycerol-3-phosphate acyltransferase: MSSNLATNTNGLQPWKAPRPSLTYRLVSGLLVFPVFRMLFRGRTRGNINVPMDGPLVVVANHGSHLDPPLLGHALGRPVSFMAKAELFRIPVVGPVIRACGAYPVKRGASDREAIRTATARLNEGWAIGVFLDGTRQSDGRVNQPMPGAALLAARSGAPLLPVAILNSHRALGMGRNLPRLVKLEMRIGEPVPAPSSRRKPDLEATTRELQRRINALLDY, encoded by the coding sequence GTGAGCAGCAACCTTGCAACCAACACCAATGGCCTGCAGCCATGGAAGGCGCCGCGTCCAAGCCTCACTTACAGGCTGGTCAGTGGCCTGCTGGTGTTTCCGGTATTCAGGATGCTGTTCCGCGGACGTACCCGCGGCAACATCAACGTGCCAATGGACGGGCCCCTTGTGGTAGTGGCCAACCATGGGTCACATCTCGATCCCCCCTTGCTGGGCCATGCCCTGGGGCGACCGGTGTCGTTCATGGCCAAAGCCGAGCTGTTCCGCATCCCAGTCGTCGGCCCTGTGATCCGGGCTTGCGGCGCCTATCCGGTGAAGCGTGGTGCGAGCGATCGTGAAGCCATCCGAACAGCCACCGCAAGGCTGAACGAAGGCTGGGCGATCGGCGTCTTTCTCGATGGAACCCGACAGTCGGATGGGCGCGTGAATCAGCCCATGCCTGGCGCAGCTCTGCTGGCGGCAAGATCAGGAGCTCCACTTCTGCCTGTTGCCATCCTCAACAGTCACAGAGCCCTTGGCATGGGTCGCAATCTGCCGCGACTGGTGAAGCTTGAAATGCGAATTGGCGAACCCGTTCCCGCACCGAGTAGCAGGCGCAAACCGGACCTGGAAGCAACCACACGCGAACTCCAGAGACGCATCAACGCCCTGCTCGATTATTGA
- a CDS encoding cation-translocating P-type ATPase has protein sequence MDPTAQSHAVLLDVEGMKCGACVRAVERTLLAQPGVKEASVNLVTRSAWLRLDSEATSSSQPLLDDVLAALRGRGFPAQPRQSGLFSKETEPERTRGWWQQWRQLMVALVLLLLSVLGHLAEAGTLSLPLIGTLSFHAALATVALLGPGRPILISGWSALRSGVPSMDTLVSLGVGSAYVASLVALIWPAVGWPCFFNEPVMLLGFVLLGRFLEERARRRTGRALQELAALQPNTARLLMADDTVREVPVSVLRPGECIQLLAGDRIPVDGVVLNGCSAVDLSSLTGEPLPLEAKPGTELSSGCLNLEANLEMEVQRVGSDTALARIIALVEEAQARRAPIQGLADRVAGRFCYGVVSLALVTFLFWWQLGSRLWPQVLDVPVVLMDHGHDAAIHGSLGAGAQTPFGLGLQLAIAVLVVACPCALGLATPTVITVSSGLAARQGWLFRGGDVIEQSASIQRMVFDKTGTLTLGRPLVDAVMASEDASRTIQLAASLEQTSRHPLAHALLQEAQRLNLTLLPVTASRTLPGSGMEGTLESLNGQLRVGSPEWLQQEGVVWSATQQQAVEEALKRGQTLVAVGLDAEPLGVVAIDDRLRPDAPVALQRLRDQGLTLGMLSGDRRQAVEKIAQMLGFADDELAWQLLPNQKLERLEHWRTTETVGMVGDGINDAPALAAADLGIAVGTGTQIAQDTADLVLLGDRLEALPEALTLARRTMAKIRQNLFWAFGYNMIALPVAAGALLPGFNVLLSPPLAALLMALSSVSVVLNALSLTVR, from the coding sequence TTGGACCCGACCGCTCAGTCCCATGCGGTGCTTCTGGATGTGGAGGGAATGAAGTGTGGGGCGTGCGTTCGTGCCGTGGAGCGCACGCTGCTCGCTCAGCCAGGTGTGAAAGAAGCCAGTGTCAACCTTGTGACCCGCAGTGCCTGGCTGCGACTTGATAGCGAGGCGACATCGTCCTCTCAGCCGTTGCTTGATGACGTGCTGGCGGCTTTGCGTGGCCGTGGTTTTCCAGCACAGCCCCGACAGAGCGGACTGTTCTCCAAAGAAACGGAGCCAGAACGAACCAGGGGATGGTGGCAGCAGTGGCGACAACTAATGGTCGCTCTTGTTTTGCTTCTGCTGTCGGTGCTTGGTCACCTCGCTGAAGCTGGGACGCTCTCCCTACCGCTGATCGGCACGCTCAGCTTCCATGCTGCCCTGGCCACGGTGGCTCTGCTCGGGCCCGGTCGGCCGATCCTGATCAGTGGCTGGTCTGCGCTCCGCAGTGGTGTGCCAAGCATGGACACCCTCGTCAGTCTGGGCGTCGGTAGTGCCTATGTGGCGAGTCTGGTGGCACTGATCTGGCCTGCGGTGGGGTGGCCCTGTTTTTTCAACGAGCCTGTGATGCTTCTCGGCTTCGTGCTGCTGGGTCGATTTCTCGAGGAACGTGCACGCCGTCGTACAGGCAGGGCTTTGCAGGAGCTTGCTGCCCTGCAGCCCAATACCGCCCGTTTGTTGATGGCGGATGACACGGTTCGCGAGGTGCCCGTGTCTGTGCTCCGGCCAGGCGAATGCATCCAGCTGCTAGCTGGAGACAGGATTCCCGTGGATGGTGTGGTGCTGAACGGCTGTTCTGCTGTTGATCTGTCGAGTCTCACCGGTGAGCCGCTGCCGCTCGAGGCCAAGCCCGGGACAGAGCTCAGTTCCGGTTGTCTCAACCTGGAGGCCAATCTGGAGATGGAGGTTCAGCGTGTCGGCAGCGACACGGCGTTGGCCAGGATTATTGCCCTTGTTGAGGAGGCTCAGGCCAGACGAGCTCCCATCCAAGGGCTGGCTGACAGGGTTGCTGGCCGTTTTTGCTACGGCGTCGTCAGCCTGGCGCTGGTCACCTTCTTGTTTTGGTGGCAGCTGGGCAGCCGTCTCTGGCCTCAGGTCCTGGATGTTCCTGTGGTGCTTATGGATCATGGCCACGATGCTGCGATCCATGGCTCCCTTGGAGCCGGGGCTCAGACACCGTTCGGCCTCGGACTTCAACTGGCCATTGCCGTGCTTGTGGTGGCTTGCCCCTGTGCCCTTGGCCTGGCAACGCCCACAGTGATCACGGTCTCTTCAGGACTTGCCGCACGCCAGGGCTGGCTGTTCAGAGGCGGAGATGTGATCGAGCAGTCCGCCTCCATTCAGCGGATGGTCTTTGACAAGACCGGAACGCTCACCCTGGGTCGTCCGCTCGTGGATGCCGTGATGGCCAGTGAGGATGCCTCCCGCACGATCCAACTCGCAGCAAGTCTGGAACAAACGAGCCGGCATCCTCTGGCCCATGCGCTGTTGCAGGAGGCTCAGCGGCTCAATCTCACGCTGTTGCCGGTCACGGCCAGTAGGACCCTGCCAGGTTCCGGTATGGAGGGCACACTCGAGTCCTTGAACGGACAACTGCGTGTGGGCTCTCCCGAATGGCTGCAGCAGGAAGGTGTGGTCTGGTCTGCAACGCAACAGCAGGCTGTTGAGGAAGCTCTGAAACGCGGTCAGACGCTCGTGGCAGTTGGTCTTGATGCCGAACCGCTGGGAGTGGTGGCCATTGATGACCGCCTTAGGCCCGATGCCCCTGTGGCACTTCAGCGTTTGAGGGATCAAGGGCTCACACTGGGAATGCTCAGTGGTGATCGTCGTCAGGCCGTTGAAAAGATTGCGCAAATGCTCGGCTTCGCCGATGACGAATTGGCGTGGCAGCTCCTCCCGAATCAGAAGCTGGAGCGGCTTGAACACTGGCGCACAACTGAGACTGTGGGAATGGTTGGCGACGGCATTAACGATGCCCCTGCCCTGGCCGCGGCGGATTTGGGTATCGCTGTGGGCACCGGAACACAGATTGCTCAGGACACCGCAGATCTAGTGCTGCTTGGCGATCGGCTCGAGGCTTTGCCAGAAGCCCTGACTCTGGCCAGACGCACAATGGCCAAGATTCGACAGAATCTCTTCTGGGCATTCGGCTACAACATGATTGCGTTGCCAGTCGCTGCAGGCGCTCTGTTGCCAGGCTTCAATGTGCTGTTGTCTCCGCCGCTTGCGGCACTGCTCATGGCCCTCAGCTCCGTGTCAGTGGTTTTGAATGCCCTCAGCCTGACTGTCCGCTGA
- a CDS encoding DNA polymerase III subunit delta', producing the protein MSEMLFGELQGQPLAERLLIAALQNHRLAPAYLFSGPDGVGRRLAALRFLEGLLGGGDSIPRERRRLEERNHPDLLWVEPTYNHQGRLIPRSEAESIGISKRTPPQVRLEQIRGLSRFLARQPLQSPRGLVVLEQPEAMAEGAANALLKTLEEPGHGLLILLSAAPERLLTTIRSRCQQIRFTRLSEVCMRSVLVQLPDGTGEQALALAASHPELLALAGGSPGALLEHVRVWNTIPEELRQRFQSLPTTPLQALALAKDVTEQLEGDQQLWIINWWQYKLWNSSNQPERLKRLNRLRQHLLSFVQPRLAWEVALLNLIEA; encoded by the coding sequence ATGAGTGAGATGTTGTTTGGCGAGTTGCAGGGTCAGCCGCTGGCAGAACGGTTGCTCATTGCGGCACTGCAAAACCACCGACTGGCGCCTGCTTATCTGTTTAGTGGCCCAGATGGAGTGGGCCGACGTCTTGCTGCGCTCCGTTTCCTGGAAGGTCTGCTGGGCGGAGGTGACTCCATTCCGCGCGAACGCCGGCGGCTTGAAGAACGCAACCATCCCGACTTGCTTTGGGTCGAGCCCACTTATAACCATCAGGGTCGTCTAATCCCACGATCGGAAGCCGAGTCCATCGGCATTAGCAAGCGGACACCACCGCAGGTTCGCTTGGAGCAGATCCGTGGCCTTAGCAGGTTTTTGGCCCGTCAGCCTTTGCAGTCGCCAAGAGGTCTGGTGGTTCTGGAACAACCTGAGGCCATGGCGGAGGGAGCGGCAAACGCTCTGCTCAAGACTCTTGAAGAGCCAGGACATGGACTATTGATTCTGTTGTCCGCTGCACCGGAAAGACTCCTGACCACCATCCGATCGCGATGTCAGCAGATCCGTTTCACACGCCTCAGCGAGGTGTGCATGCGCTCAGTGCTGGTGCAATTGCCTGACGGGACAGGTGAGCAAGCGCTTGCCCTAGCGGCCAGTCATCCAGAGCTCTTGGCCTTGGCAGGTGGATCGCCTGGCGCCCTGCTGGAGCATGTGCGGGTTTGGAACACCATCCCAGAGGAGCTGAGGCAAAGATTTCAAAGCCTTCCCACAACGCCGTTACAAGCTCTCGCTTTGGCGAAAGATGTCACAGAGCAGCTGGAAGGAGACCAGCAGCTCTGGATAATCAACTGGTGGCAGTACAAACTTTGGAATTCATCCAATCAGCCTGAGCGTTTAAAAAGGCTGAATCGTCTTCGCCAACATTTGCTGTCGTTTGTTCAACCCAGACTGGCCTGGGAGGTGGCACTACTCAACTTGATTGAAGCTTGA
- the tmk gene encoding dTMP kinase — protein sequence MVGRFLVLEGIDGCGKTTQLRQLADWLPDSGLMPSGAKLHLTREPGGTPLGRALRELLLNPPQESAPVSTAELLLYAADRAQHVERLIRPALNRGDWVLSDRFSGSTIAYQGDGRGLDLQTILDLERIATAGVTPDLTFWLDLPLQESLKRRGARSDDRIEAEGETFLARVSEGFQRLSAERGWTPVAADQSADQVQQVIRTRLRSWFAKALL from the coding sequence ATGGTCGGGCGTTTTCTGGTGCTTGAGGGCATCGATGGCTGTGGCAAAACCACGCAGCTTCGCCAACTAGCCGATTGGCTTCCAGACAGTGGGTTGATGCCTTCCGGAGCCAAGCTGCACCTCACGCGTGAACCTGGCGGCACACCTCTTGGTCGTGCGTTGCGCGAGCTCCTGCTCAATCCACCTCAAGAGTCGGCTCCAGTTTCCACTGCTGAATTGCTGCTTTATGCCGCAGATCGCGCGCAGCACGTTGAACGCCTGATCCGCCCTGCCCTGAATCGGGGAGATTGGGTTTTGAGTGATCGTTTCAGTGGTTCCACCATCGCCTATCAGGGGGATGGTCGCGGACTCGATCTGCAGACCATCCTCGATCTGGAGCGCATCGCCACGGCTGGTGTTACGCCGGATCTCACGTTCTGGCTTGATCTGCCCCTGCAGGAGAGCCTCAAGCGTCGCGGTGCTCGCAGCGATGATCGGATCGAAGCCGAAGGAGAGACCTTTCTGGCGCGGGTGTCTGAAGGGTTCCAGCGCCTGTCAGCTGAGCGGGGCTGGACGCCGGTGGCGGCGGACCAGAGCGCTGATCAGGTACAGCAGGTCATTCGCACAAGGCTGAGGTCTTGGTTTGCCAAGGCACTGCTATGA
- a CDS encoding photosystem I assembly protein Ycf3, which translates to MPRSNRNDNFIDKSFTVMADLIVKLLPINARAKEAYVYYRDGLSAQNDGDYAEALENYEESLKLEENPIDRGETLKNMAIIYMSNGEEDRAIETYQQALDENPKQPSCLKNMGLIYEKRGRIAEEEGRRDEADVWLDKAAEAWTQAVRLNPGGYLDIENWLKSSGRSNVDVYF; encoded by the coding sequence GTGCCACGCAGCAACCGCAACGACAACTTCATCGACAAGAGCTTCACGGTCATGGCCGACCTGATTGTGAAGCTGCTGCCGATCAATGCCCGGGCCAAAGAGGCCTATGTCTATTACCGCGACGGTCTGTCTGCTCAGAACGACGGTGATTACGCCGAAGCTCTCGAAAACTATGAAGAGAGCCTGAAGCTTGAGGAGAACCCGATCGATCGTGGAGAAACCCTCAAGAACATGGCGATCATCTACATGAGCAATGGCGAAGAAGACAGAGCAATCGAGACCTATCAACAGGCTCTTGATGAAAACCCCAAACAGCCCTCCTGTCTCAAAAACATGGGGCTGATCTACGAGAAGCGCGGTCGGATTGCCGAAGAAGAGGGTCGGCGCGATGAAGCAGACGTCTGGCTTGACAAAGCAGCTGAAGCCTGGACGCAGGCGGTACGACTGAATCCAGGGGGGTATCTGGACATCGAGAACTGGCTCAAATCCAGCGGCCGCAGCAACGTGGACGTCTACTTCTGA
- the fabD gene encoding ACP S-malonyltransferase — MSIAWVFPGQGSQKNGMAEPILSLPGAEERFALASNLLGRDLLSICRGEGSDASSPSDLNDTRNTQPALFAVESLIVDELLRQGRQPDLVAGHSLGELVALYAAGVFDAATGLELMQRRSELMASAGGGAMTAVIGFDRSQLETLVDATEGVVIANDNSDAQVVLSGSPEAVNGLSEALSCKRAIPLAVSGAFHSPFMEKAADAFSSHLDSVAFQDARFPVFSNTDPTPSCDASELKQRLRRQMTTGVRWRETMAGMTSSGVDTMVEIGPGNVLSGLAKRAMKGVTTSQLASAGDLGL; from the coding sequence ATGTCGATCGCCTGGGTGTTCCCCGGACAGGGATCTCAGAAAAACGGCATGGCCGAACCCATCCTCAGCTTGCCTGGTGCGGAGGAACGCTTTGCTCTGGCTTCGAACCTGCTCGGCAGGGACCTTCTCTCGATTTGCAGAGGTGAAGGCTCAGATGCCAGCAGCCCCTCCGATTTAAACGACACGCGGAACACGCAGCCGGCGCTTTTTGCAGTGGAATCGCTGATTGTGGATGAGTTGTTGCGTCAAGGCAGGCAACCCGACCTGGTGGCCGGGCACAGCCTTGGCGAACTGGTTGCGCTCTATGCGGCTGGTGTGTTTGATGCCGCGACGGGCCTGGAGTTGATGCAACGCCGATCGGAGCTGATGGCCAGCGCAGGGGGTGGAGCGATGACGGCAGTCATCGGGTTCGATCGCAGCCAGCTGGAAACCCTTGTGGATGCCACAGAGGGGGTGGTGATTGCTAATGACAACAGCGATGCCCAGGTGGTGCTCTCAGGCAGCCCAGAGGCCGTGAACGGGCTGAGTGAAGCACTGAGCTGCAAGCGGGCCATCCCCCTTGCCGTCTCAGGGGCCTTCCATTCCCCCTTCATGGAGAAGGCGGCAGATGCCTTCTCCTCCCATCTCGACAGTGTTGCTTTCCAGGACGCTCGCTTCCCGGTCTTCAGCAACACCGACCCCACTCCCAGCTGCGATGCCAGTGAGCTGAAGCAACGACTGCGTCGCCAGATGACCACTGGCGTGCGCTGGCGAGAAACGATGGCAGGAATGACCTCATCCGGCGTAGACACCATGGTTGAAATTGGTCCTGGCAACGTGCTCAGCGGTCTGGCCAAACGTGCGATGAAAGGGGTCACCACCTCTCAGCTGGCGAGCGCTGGCGACCTGGGTCTGTGA